The genomic interval cccccccctccccccttcatccccccccacttcctggCCGCACGGCTTCGTTTTTGATGGTTGTCCGGGACGCACCCGTACCCCCCCGAGCAGCCTGCACCTGACAACCTTCTGCCTGCAGTACAGCCCACCCATcgtggcctgtgtgtgcatcCATCTGGCTTGCAAGTGGTCCAACTGGGAGATCCCGGTGTCCACCGACAGCAAGCACTGGTGGGAGTACGTGGACCCCACCGTCACCCTCGAGCTGCTGGACGGTTTGTATTCCTTCTCTCCCGCATCAGTGGTTTTGTGTGTAcccgcgtgggggggggggggagggggcgggcgcTACACGGGGCAACGGGTCGCCTCACGAACCCAAACATACCGGGAGTGCGGCTATCGTACCCGAACAGACGCACAGCTCCACTCTATGCATCGCAACCTCCGTGTCCGTGATTCTTTCAAAGGGGTGCCTGTCTCTAATAATCCAAATACTTACCGTGAACATTTGGTACATTGTGTAATAGAGATATAGACGTTGTGTTGTCCGTCCTCTTGTTATTTTATGAAGTTGACGACCGGTGTGTACATCATCGCTCGTATCCCGGCTCCTGGTTCAATACCCCCCACTTATCAACCTTTCACACAATTGACCGTCTCACTCTCAGCTGGGCGTTAAATGCCTTTGCTAATTATTTCTGCATCACGTAGTTGGAAGTTGTACGTTTGCCGCGTGCTCTTGGTTGTCTGTCCAGGACCGCCTTGTCGATGTTGCGCCTAATGCGTCCCTTACGATCTCTCTCCACAGAGCTCACGCACGAGTTCCTGCAGATCCTGGAGAAGACTCCCAGCCGATTAAAACGCATCCGCAACTGGAAGGTACGGACAGGACTGGAGCGTGACCCGCCCTGCTGTTATAGCCACCGGCGTTAGCGCCCCCTCCTGGGCCTCTAGTCCCTGTTCAACTCTACCCTTTCTCCAGcgtctctcttcttccctcctcTACTCTCTTTCCTCCCACCTCcctgcttcctctctctttctctccctgtctctccttctcccttcctccttGTAGTCTGTAGTCTCTGTTCACTCCTGCAATTGTTAGGAGTTTTCCCATCTACAGGATAATTAAAGGATATAGAaagtggcttttttttaaagttggttTTAAGCGGAAATGTTTGTGCGAACAGGCGGCGGGCCAGACGGTGAAGAAGACGAAGGTCCAAGAGGAGGGAGACCAGACGGAGGCGATGATGAGCATGATCTCCATGGCGTCGTCCGAGAGCACGCTGGCGGGGCTGATGAGCCTCTCCGCCCCCTCCGGCGCCGCCGCCTCTTCCTCCGCCTCTGCCGCCCCGTCGCTAGGCGACAAGGACCGCAGCTCCCAGCACTGGCCGTCCGGCGGCAAGGCGGGGGAGCACCAGCAGAACCAGGAGCTGAGCGCGCACGTGCCCGCCAAGGTCTCCCTCAGCGAGTACCGCGCCAAGAACGCCGACGTGCTGGCCGCCCAGAAGCGCAAGCTGGAGAACATGGAGGCCAGCGTCAAGCGGGACTACGCCTCCGCCGCCCAGgccctgattggccagcagaggagggagaagcaccagcaccaccagcagcagcagcagcagcagcaacagcagcagcagctgtcctcctcctcctcctcctcgcacGGGCCGGGCGTGGGCTCCGCCCCCGACCCGAACCCCTCCCCGATCGTACTCAAGATCCCcctggagaaggagaggcagGACCGCAGCTCGCTGAAGGTGCGCCTCCCGCTGGggtccgggggcggggccgggggcggacacagcgggggagggggcggggggagccgGGCGGGAGACGACTTCAAGGTGCGGATCCGGGTGCCGGAGAGGCGGGCGGGGGCCGGCGAGGAGGGGAAGAGCCGGGACAAGCACAGGGACCGctccaaccaccaccaccatcaccaccaccaccaccaccaccactcctcTTCCAGCGGgggctcttcctcctcctcgtcctcacacaaacactcggCCGGcccgggcgggggcggggcggctggGACCGGCAAAAAGGCGTCCGGCGAATCCAGGACCGGttcctcctcgtcttcctcctcgtccCGGAAGAGGCCCCACCCGGAGCCCTCGCTGGCCGCCCACCCCCCGAAAGCCGGCAAGTCCTCCAGGAACTCATACCAGCGCCCCCCAATGCCCGGCCCCCCCGCTCACCCGCTGAGCCTCGGACACGATAGCCTGCCGTCCGCGGGACTcgcccaccaccaccagggCCCGTACCCCCACCCGAAACTGGACAAGGCCGACACCAACGGCCACAACGCGGCGGGGGGCGGCCAGTCCAACGAGTACCAGGACACCTTCGAGATGCTCAACTCGCTCCTGAGCGCGCAGGGCGTTCAGCCCTCTCAGGGGTCCATGTTCGACTACCGCACGCAGTACGGCGAGTACCCCCGCTACCCCGCCGGCTCGCGGGGCGGGGGGtcccggcccccgcccctccccacggaacccccgccccctctgccccccctccccaaatgaAGACTGAAGACTGTGGAAGGGGGGCAGGGTCGGATGACGTGATCGTAAGGTCAGCTGGGCTGCTGGACCAGagctgtgtgcgtgcacgccGACCCTCTCCTGTGCACGTAGTCCGCCACTCAGCTTGACAGCAGAGTATTGTACCACTCACTTTAGGTTTTAAGACTCCTCttttattgcttttctttttttttttttggttttgttttagtcacccccccccccacacacacccccacatcccTCGAATTTGTGGCAATAATGAATAAGGctttaaaaacctttaaaaaaagaaagaaaacaagaacagaGTCAattatgtattaaaaatgtaaatactattTTTCATGTCATTCAGGTTGttgtaatatatatttgcattgaACTGATGAACTGAAAGTCTTTtaacagagtgacagagaacCAGGGCCACATACTGCTGGCGAGAATAAACGAAAATACGTTTAATATAGTTTTAATAGGTTGAACGCATGGGAGGAAAATGTACacttgtatttctttatttgtaaaGTTCTGCTAACAATTTTAATAGCTATCTCATGGTTTCAGAAtgttttaaagtatttattttttattcctttaaatAATTTGTAGCACTTGTTATTCAGATACTTTCAGGTTATTAAAACCATATTTAATTCTCCCCCTAGACGTCTTTCCTCTGTAGTTTTTTGGGTAGAACAAGAGAGTGTATCCTGGTACTCTAAAGATTTTACCTTTTTCAACAAACGTGGGCTCACAGTCCCCACAAACTCTCTGCTGTGCTTTCTTGTGCTTTTTGAGAGGGTCTAActgcttttaacattttaagtttttaaaaaaaaaagtttcccctCTGTGAACGTCAGTGTTTTCTATTCTGTAAATGTGGAATAACTAAGCAGGTGGATAtaaagtatttttacattttgtaaaaaaataaaaaaaaaactttaaaaaaaaagtcagataaAGAAACATATATGTACATTAAAAAGGTTGTATTTTAGTTTGTAGTTTTCCTATGTGATGCAGTCATTGTTTTAAATGGTTGTAAAAATGCTATAACAACACTCCAGTTATTAAACAAATGGGCAGAATGAATTCTACCATctacatttcaaatgcaaaccATGCCAGTATCCGggtgaagagtttttttttttttttttttaaacatatatacCTTTCATTAATTCTACTAGAATCCATAAACCTTGTTCCCGCAACTGTTTTTAATTACGTATatgtacgcccccccccccacccgagtCAGATGTGTAAGATATTCTAGGGCTCTAACGTTGCTCCCTTTGCAAGGGTAGCAAGTCATCAGATGTATGCGTCTCATGCCTTCGAGTGCTGCCCACTGCCTGCCCCCCCATTCAGATGCATGTACCATTCACCGAGTCTAAACATGAAATCTGGTCAGTGGGAGAACCCCCGGGGGATTCTTGTGTAAAAGAATGTGTACAGTACCATTAACTGAGGATTGCTGCCTGTACGCCTGTTTTTAATGGAGATGAATTGCTCTTGTATTAATATGTGTGTATAaaagaatgggaaaaaattgggggaaaaaagacctCATCCCATGATGTTTCCTGTCCATGACAtcatactttcttttttttttttttttttggaaattcatGTAATCCTGACTATATGTAATCATGTTTTACAGTTGTATTTTGTTTGGACTTATGAaaattaactaaattaattaattttaattttgctttCTACATTCATCaagtctgttttgttttaacactatttttaaaaccaaagtTACAAACCGCATATTAGTTCAGTtttattcagtttctgttttgtttttaatcatggTGGTTACTTATGAAATTTACCAAAACAATGAACCCAGCTGTAGCATGTTTGTTTGGACTCATCGCCTGTTTGTGGCATCACTGATCAAGAACTACAGTTCATTTATCGGGCGACTGGGACACGAACCTTAACTGTAGTTAAGCTTCTCCAGTTGAAcatctgaaatgtaaaatatgaagaGAATTCTCtcaaaaaatgtgatttgaaaTGGGCCCCATTTTAAGGCATCGGTTTTCCCTCAGATAATATGATTGCATATTCCCTTTCAATCTTGGTTGAATGTTCTGTGGTTTATATTTGAGTGTCTGATTCCAACCAcagctcctgctctgtgtgattATCACGGGGGTGGGTTCTGATGGGACGCGTCACCTTCGAGtaaggacgtttttttttttaccgtacTCTTAAGGTGCAGTCAAGTAGACCAGCCAGCTTTTGTTAAGCAGACCCACTCCATGGAAGCTTGCGTGGCACGGTTTTCAGCCTTGATGAAAAGGTGTTGCAAACGAGAGAAACCAGAGAACATCTAGTGTTTCTTAAATGCGGTGAAAGGCAATCTCCAACGGCCTGGGGCTCTGAGCACTTGGTGAGAGCTGGTTGCATGACAGGGAGGAGCAGCGATGTTTATGTAGgctgaacacagaccacaggcaCGGGTTTTTCAGTGTGTCTTTTCCCCCGTACACATtacctgctgtgtgtttcagtcctTATGCAAAGAGCCGTGTTTGGGGTCAGAACAGGGCAGACGGGCGTGGCACTCTTTAGTGTTTGTCCTCTCATTTAAGACAACGATCAGCGATCAAATGAAAACCACAGGGTCATccttcgttttattttttaagttgtccttcattttgttttttgtttttaaaaaagaaaagaaagaagaaaaaacacggTCTtaagatgtgtttgtgtgattcaTGCATCCCTGCAGTTCACAGGTTGGGTAACCTTTGCTATGGGCATACTTAAAGCAAAAAGGTATGGTGTAGGCCAAAGGGAAAGAGATGTCCGTGTACTGGATCTgatgcacattcattttaatcctctccgtcatttttttttttttttttttttttttttggtaatttgttaCATTTGGAGAGGAATGTTTTGTGAGctgtacatacatttttgtatgtgtttagtGGTATCAGGTGAACTCAGGTTTggaatttgattgtttttagGGGGGATTCTTGTGTAATATTTCAAGTAAAGCTACAGTTTACATAtctgtatcttttttttcttgtgtttttgtgaacaCAGTTCCTTTCTTAAAATGTGGATGATCGACTCacctgtaaataaatgttttaaaagaaaatattgctTAAATTTGTTTGATGTTGATGTGCTATACATGCAGTTAGTAACTAGATGAGGAAATTTTATCGTTAGTTCTACAGTTTGCTAATTTATACACATTATTTCACTGACTTAGAGATATTAGTTGTACATCACTGTCTTTGGAATATGACCTTTgaaaccttta from Anguilla rostrata isolate EN2019 chromosome 11, ASM1855537v3, whole genome shotgun sequence carries:
- the ccnt1 gene encoding cyclin-T1 isoform X2; translation: MATNSLHLTTFCLQYSPPIVACVCIHLACKWSNWEIPVSTDSKHWWEYVDPTVTLELLDELTHEFLQILEKTPSRLKRIRNWKAAGQTVKKTKVQEEGDQTEAMMSMISMASSESTLAGLMSLSAPSGAAASSSASAAPSLGDKDRSSQHWPSGGKAGEHQQNQELSAHVPAKVSLSEYRAKNADVLAAQKRKLENMEASVKRDYASAAQALIGQQRREKHQHHQQQQQQQQQQQQLSSSSSSSHGPGVGSAPDPNPSPIVLKIPLEKERQDRSSLKVRLPLGSGGGAGGGHSGGGGGGSRAGDDFKVRIRVPERRAGAGEEGKSRDKHRDRSNHHHHHHHHHHHHSSSSGGSSSSSSSHKHSAGPGGGGAAGTGKKASGESRTGSSSSSSSSRKRPHPEPSLAAHPPKAGKSSRNSYQRPPMPGPPAHPLSLGHDSLPSAGLAHHHQGPYPHPKLDKADTNGHNAAGGGQSNEYQDTFEMLNSLLSAQGVQPSQGSMFDYRTQYGEYPRYPAGSRGGGSRPPPLPTEPPPPLPPLPK
- the ccnt1 gene encoding cyclin-T1 isoform X3 is translated as MAASFPSPSAANNKWYFTREQIENSPSRRAGLDPDKELSYRQQAANLLQDMGQRLNVSQLTINTAIVYMHRFYMVQSFTRFHRNVIAPATLFLAAKVEEQPRKLEHVIKVTHACLNPQDPSPDTRSDAYLQQAQDLVILESIILQTLAFEITIDHPHTHVVKCTQLVRASKDLAQTSYFMATNSLHLTTFCLQYSPPIVACVCIHLACKWSNWEIPVSTDSKHWWEYVDPTVTLELLDELTHEFLQILEKTPSRLKRIRNWKAAGQTVKKTKVQEEGDQTEAMMSMISMASSESTLAGLMSLSAPSGAAASSSASAAPSLGDKDRSSQHWPSGGKAGEHQQNQELSAHVPAKVSLSEYRAKNADVLAAQKRKLENMEASVKRDYASAAQALIGQQRREKHQHHQQQQQQQQQQQQLSSSSSSSHGPGVGSAPDPNPSPIVLKIPLEKERQDRSSLKVRLPLGSGGGAGGGHSGGGGGGSRAGDDFKVRIRVPERRAGAGEEGKSRDKHRDRSNHHHHHHHHHHHHSSSSGGSSSSSSSHKHSAGPGGGGAAGTGKKASGESRTGSSSSSSSSRKRPHPEPSLAAHPPKAGKSSRNSYQRPPMPGPPAHPLSLGHDSLPSAGLAHHHQGPYPHPKLDKADTNGHNAAGGGQSNEYQDTFEMLNSLLSAQGVQPSQGSMFDYRTQYGEYPRYPAGSRGGGSRPPPLPTEPPPPLPPLPK
- the ccnt1 gene encoding cyclin-T1 isoform X1, whose protein sequence is MAASFPSPSAANNKWYFTREQIENSPSRRAGLDPDKELSYRQQAANLLQDMGQRLNVSQLTINTAIVYMHRFYMVQSFTRFHRNVIAPATLFLAAKVEEQPRKLEHVIKVTHACLNPQDPSPDTRSDAYLQQAQDLVILESIILQTLAFEITIDHPHTHVVKCTQLVRVVPASKDLAQTSYFMATNSLHLTTFCLQYSPPIVACVCIHLACKWSNWEIPVSTDSKHWWEYVDPTVTLELLDELTHEFLQILEKTPSRLKRIRNWKAAGQTVKKTKVQEEGDQTEAMMSMISMASSESTLAGLMSLSAPSGAAASSSASAAPSLGDKDRSSQHWPSGGKAGEHQQNQELSAHVPAKVSLSEYRAKNADVLAAQKRKLENMEASVKRDYASAAQALIGQQRREKHQHHQQQQQQQQQQQQLSSSSSSSHGPGVGSAPDPNPSPIVLKIPLEKERQDRSSLKVRLPLGSGGGAGGGHSGGGGGGSRAGDDFKVRIRVPERRAGAGEEGKSRDKHRDRSNHHHHHHHHHHHHSSSSGGSSSSSSSHKHSAGPGGGGAAGTGKKASGESRTGSSSSSSSSRKRPHPEPSLAAHPPKAGKSSRNSYQRPPMPGPPAHPLSLGHDSLPSAGLAHHHQGPYPHPKLDKADTNGHNAAGGGQSNEYQDTFEMLNSLLSAQGVQPSQGSMFDYRTQYGEYPRYPAGSRGGGSRPPPLPTEPPPPLPPLPK